A section of the Engystomops pustulosus chromosome 3, aEngPut4.maternal, whole genome shotgun sequence genome encodes:
- the FAM161A gene encoding protein FAM161A isoform X2, whose protein sequence is MAASHRDSVLAASCIRTPVNPRTRAPLTLYEREEEDRLRGSMEQPGRDDLDSYSDTEGEQSSKDWIVEVSKIHHSDTEYYMQLERLKNVHALNMEQLEKMYDNKLHLHGVQDTQPVTRTDYWFQWEQKSSQPTECECCFLEHNVSSSGLSSSSSLGDLSDRDDGSDTYDSISVREKIDQMWDGFSVEDYISKTDFGKHRAKHKAKSRGWSHRVTVPQPFEMTIRESKKKEMNVKSKSEIEMENNMLKKRLEEEAECQKKFRANPVPASVYLPLYHEIVERNEERRNFVKERSKEILLASQKPFLFIDREERKKQDKKMQLRDLPDNGQCVKLFKAKPVPESIYGTSANERLKEDELYRQIRIHMRSQELLHSSSYPTSTLAGTTRVRRSKTRRQEHENKPSHRPKINTQIPNFKVLHENHQKHLLKNKDVKHVTICDPFHLRTSSIPSNKGKILKDIETDEEMLNETRWPYKSPRNQTWKNSAGLSPREEAPVIAPRSTESSKRREQAIRKSEKQRSKEYKQELDAMKERVSQTPLLLERASQRNARLCAEKHYSTVLRDLGLSDDFVSVKGRSAALRGPEHTKDNLLSIDDDERSSEGTLEIEDLHDHVEDDEIQRNQSEDEKYGEYSSDEDHIEEEL, encoded by the exons ATGGCGGCTTCTCACCGGGACTCCGTGCTGGCCGCTTCATGTATCCGCACCCCGGTGAATCCCCGCACCCGGGCGCCGCTCACCCTgtatgagagggaggaggaagacaggctgcGGGGCTCCATGGAGCAGCCCGGACGG GATGATCTAGACTCATATTCCGATACTGAAGGAGAACAATCCAGCAAAGACTGGATAGTGGAAGTCTCTAAAATCCATCACTCAGACACGGAGTACTACATGCAGCTTGAGAGATTGAAAAATGTTCATGCACTCAACATGGAACAGCTGGAAAAGATGTATGACAATAAACTCCATCTGCACGGAGTCCAGGACAcacaacctgtcaccaggacagATTACTG GTTCCAGTGGGAGCAGAAATCTTCACAGCCCACCGAATGTGAATGCTGCTTTCTGGAGCACAATGTCAGCTCCTCCGGCTTATCATCATCATCGTCCTTGGGTGATCTGTCTGACAGAGATGATGGCAGTGATACATATGATTCTATATCTGTCAGAGAGAAAATTGACCAAATGTGGGATGGATTTTCAGTTGAAGATTATATCAGTAAAACTGATTTTGGGAAGCATCGGGCCAAACATAAGGCTAAGAGTAGAGGATGGTCACACAGAGTGACTGTCCCCCAACCATTTGAGATGACAATAAGGGAGTCTAAGAAAAAGGAGATGAATGTGAAGTCTAAATCAGAAATTGAGATGGAGAACAATATGTTAAAGAAGAGACTAGAAGAAGAAGCAGAATGTCAAAAGAAATTTCGGGCAAATCCTGTACCCGCTTCAGTTTATCTCCCACTGTACCACGAGATAGTGGAAAGAAATGAGGAAAGACGGAATTTTGTGAAAGAGAGAAGCAAAGAGATACTTCTAGCATCTCAGAAACCGTTCTTGTTTATTGATCGAGAAGAACGcaagaaacaagacaaaaagaTGCAGCTGAGGGATCTTCCAGATAATGGCCAATGTGTTAAGCTTTTTAAAGCAAAGCCAGTCCCAGAATCTATCTATGGAACATCTGCGAATGAAAGGCTAAAAGAAGATGAACTGTACAGACAAATCAGGATACATATGAGATCTCAAGAACTTCTGCACAGCTCTTCTTATCCCACCAGCACACTGGCCGGCACGACTAGAGTAAGACGGAGTAAAACGAGACGTCAAGAACACGAAAATAAACCAAGCCATAGGCCAAAAATCAACACACAAATACCCAACTTTAAAGTTCTACATGAAAATCACCAGAAGCACCTCCTAAAAAATAAAGACGTCAAACATGTCACCATTTGTGACCCCTTTCATTTGCGAACATCCAGCATTCCATCAAACAAGGGGAAAATCCTGAAAGACATTGAGACAGATGAAGAGATGCTTAACGAGACTCGTTGGCCATATAAATCTCCTAGAAACCAGACATGGAAAAATTCTGCAGGGTTATCTCCACGTGAAGAGGCTCCGGTTATCGCTCCAAGATCTACTGAGTCTTCTAAAAGGAGAGAACAGGCTATTAG GAAAAGCGAAAAACAGAGGAGTAAAGAATACAAGCAAGAGCTGGATGCTATGAAAGAAAGGGTCTCCCAGACACCACTCTTACTGGAGAGGGCCTCACAG agGAACGCCCGTCTGTGTGCGGAGAAGCATTACTCCACTGTGCTCAGAGATCTCGGCTTATCTGATGACTTTGTGTCAGTGAAAGGACGTTCAGCAGCTTTAAGAGGACCGGAGCATACTAAGGACAACCTGCTCAGCATAGATGATGACGAGAG GAGCTCTGAAGGAACATTGGAAATAGAGGATTTACATGACCATGTcgaagatgatgagatccagagAAATCAGTCCGAGGATGAGAAATATGGGGAGTACAGTAGTGATGAGGATCACATTGAAGAAGAGCTGTAG
- the FAM161A gene encoding protein FAM161A isoform X1 has protein sequence MAASHRDSVLAASCIRTPVNPRTRAPLTLYEREEEDRLRGSMEQPGRDDLDSYSDTEGEQSSKDWIVEVSKIHHSDTEYYMQLERLKNVHALNMEQLEKMYDNKLHLHGVQDTQPVTRTDYWFQWEQKSSQPTECECCFLEHNVSSSGLSSSSSLGDLSDRDDGSDTYDSISVREKIDQMWDGFSVEDYISKTDFGKHRAKHKAKSRGWSHRVTVPQPFEMTIRESKKKEMNVKSKSEIEMENNMLKKRLEEEAECQKKFRANPVPASVYLPLYHEIVERNEERRNFVKERSKEILLASQKPFLFIDREERKKQDKKMQLRDLPDNGQCVKLFKAKPVPESIYGTSANERLKEDELYRQIRIHMRSQELLHSSSYPTSTLAGTTRVRRSKTRRQEHENKPSHRPKINTQIPNFKVLHENHQKHLLKNKDVKHVTICDPFHLRTSSIPSNKGKILKDIETDEEMLNETRWPYKSPRNQTWKNSAGLSPREEAPVIAPRSTESSKRREQAIRKSIEDKLKQEEEEKKRQTRRREKEKTLKKHISRKATAIHPDQTPKSHSKLKELRKSEKQRSKEYKQELDAMKERVSQTPLLLERASQRNARLCAEKHYSTVLRDLGLSDDFVSVKGRSAALRGPEHTKDNLLSIDDDERSSEGTLEIEDLHDHVEDDEIQRNQSEDEKYGEYSSDEDHIEEEL, from the exons ATGGCGGCTTCTCACCGGGACTCCGTGCTGGCCGCTTCATGTATCCGCACCCCGGTGAATCCCCGCACCCGGGCGCCGCTCACCCTgtatgagagggaggaggaagacaggctgcGGGGCTCCATGGAGCAGCCCGGACGG GATGATCTAGACTCATATTCCGATACTGAAGGAGAACAATCCAGCAAAGACTGGATAGTGGAAGTCTCTAAAATCCATCACTCAGACACGGAGTACTACATGCAGCTTGAGAGATTGAAAAATGTTCATGCACTCAACATGGAACAGCTGGAAAAGATGTATGACAATAAACTCCATCTGCACGGAGTCCAGGACAcacaacctgtcaccaggacagATTACTG GTTCCAGTGGGAGCAGAAATCTTCACAGCCCACCGAATGTGAATGCTGCTTTCTGGAGCACAATGTCAGCTCCTCCGGCTTATCATCATCATCGTCCTTGGGTGATCTGTCTGACAGAGATGATGGCAGTGATACATATGATTCTATATCTGTCAGAGAGAAAATTGACCAAATGTGGGATGGATTTTCAGTTGAAGATTATATCAGTAAAACTGATTTTGGGAAGCATCGGGCCAAACATAAGGCTAAGAGTAGAGGATGGTCACACAGAGTGACTGTCCCCCAACCATTTGAGATGACAATAAGGGAGTCTAAGAAAAAGGAGATGAATGTGAAGTCTAAATCAGAAATTGAGATGGAGAACAATATGTTAAAGAAGAGACTAGAAGAAGAAGCAGAATGTCAAAAGAAATTTCGGGCAAATCCTGTACCCGCTTCAGTTTATCTCCCACTGTACCACGAGATAGTGGAAAGAAATGAGGAAAGACGGAATTTTGTGAAAGAGAGAAGCAAAGAGATACTTCTAGCATCTCAGAAACCGTTCTTGTTTATTGATCGAGAAGAACGcaagaaacaagacaaaaagaTGCAGCTGAGGGATCTTCCAGATAATGGCCAATGTGTTAAGCTTTTTAAAGCAAAGCCAGTCCCAGAATCTATCTATGGAACATCTGCGAATGAAAGGCTAAAAGAAGATGAACTGTACAGACAAATCAGGATACATATGAGATCTCAAGAACTTCTGCACAGCTCTTCTTATCCCACCAGCACACTGGCCGGCACGACTAGAGTAAGACGGAGTAAAACGAGACGTCAAGAACACGAAAATAAACCAAGCCATAGGCCAAAAATCAACACACAAATACCCAACTTTAAAGTTCTACATGAAAATCACCAGAAGCACCTCCTAAAAAATAAAGACGTCAAACATGTCACCATTTGTGACCCCTTTCATTTGCGAACATCCAGCATTCCATCAAACAAGGGGAAAATCCTGAAAGACATTGAGACAGATGAAGAGATGCTTAACGAGACTCGTTGGCCATATAAATCTCCTAGAAACCAGACATGGAAAAATTCTGCAGGGTTATCTCCACGTGAAGAGGCTCCGGTTATCGCTCCAAGATCTACTGAGTCTTCTAAAAGGAGAGAACAGGCTATTAG GAAGTcaattgaagacaaattaaaacaggaagaagaagagaaaaagaGACAAACAAGAAGGAGGGAGAAAGAGAAAACTCTGAAGAAACACATAAGTAGGAAAGCCACAGCTATTCACCCAGACCAAACCCCAAAGTCACATAGTAAATTAAAAGAATTGAG GAAAAGCGAAAAACAGAGGAGTAAAGAATACAAGCAAGAGCTGGATGCTATGAAAGAAAGGGTCTCCCAGACACCACTCTTACTGGAGAGGGCCTCACAG agGAACGCCCGTCTGTGTGCGGAGAAGCATTACTCCACTGTGCTCAGAGATCTCGGCTTATCTGATGACTTTGTGTCAGTGAAAGGACGTTCAGCAGCTTTAAGAGGACCGGAGCATACTAAGGACAACCTGCTCAGCATAGATGATGACGAGAG GAGCTCTGAAGGAACATTGGAAATAGAGGATTTACATGACCATGTcgaagatgatgagatccagagAAATCAGTCCGAGGATGAGAAATATGGGGAGTACAGTAGTGATGAGGATCACATTGAAGAAGAGCTGTAG
- the LOC140121224 gene encoding uncharacterized protein isoform X2 → MQDIIEQRVGSLPSQKNHRRKGSGSSDENITTRKVKLQTSFPPIHLSLISNSKPLDRKLKDHASNSDLTREMRGEKFNLPQVEKVLEKTPKPAKTFLDKSKYSKDFGCTTSNLVNVPTFSYDGQKEIRLEKQTWLEVPVPKTSDRLSPEIVKLPECQSCKNEKKMRNDYDKVLVMTKRENEALQLKISELEAELRRQEVNKKSKEEHDCTSVSVDVPDEACMENSDNNYKDTIAINCEDFRNLENSNREKQEKIDCLLTEIEELNAKLNTIQNAERNQEHWNKTKQSKLVSDIEDLRSQLEKAKERENSKVSCLEGEKAENLKKLEITKAELEKLKKRRSPAIAELRKENECYLLEIEKLKAYSEKMKEENLSLSDTIRVLHQELEKRSISSSFSPPLYTSGAEVLLISHGNAPEYTHTGTTDYKFQEIGNCGKSLQNLTSASSKGSAVEEHVTVKEIYRQMKRERNLLLDVMVIMYERRWFVEEAVPHVRRALKKCGALALVVD, encoded by the exons CTACAGACGTCTTTCCCCCCAATTCACCTCAGCCTCATCTCCAACTCGAAACCGCTGGATAGAAAACTCAAGGATCATGCATCAAACTCAGATCTCACTCGAGAAATGCGAGGGGAAAAATTCAATTTACCACAAGTGGAAAAAGTATTAGAGAAAACCCCCAAACCTGCTAAGACATTCCTTGACAAGTCCAAATATTCCAAGGATTTTGGATGCACCACTAGTAATCTGGTCAATGTGCCTACATTTTCTTATGATGGACAAAAGGAAATTAGACTGGAAAAGCAAACTTGGCTGGAGGTACCAGTTCCAAAGACCTCAGATCGCTTGTCTCCTGAAATAGTCAAGCTCCCAGAATGTcagtcatgtaaaaatgagaaGAAAATGAGAAATGATTATGACAAGGTCCTTGTGATGACAAAGAGGGAAAATGAAGCCCTGCAGCTCAAGATTAGtgagttagaagctgagctgcgAAGACAAGAAGTCAATAAGaagtccaaagaagaacatgactGTACATCTGTCAGTGTG GATGTTCCAGATGAAgcgtgcatggaaaacagtgataACAATTACAAGGATACAATCGCTATAAATTGTGAAGACTTTCGAAATCTTGAGAACAGCAACAGAGAGAAACAGGAGAAGATT GACTGTTTGCTAACAGAAATTGAAGAGCTAAATGCAAAgctcaatacaatacaaaatgctGAAAGAAACCAGGAACACTGGAATAAGACTAAGCAGAGCAAATTGGTTTCTGATATAGAAGACTTGAGGTCGCAGCTGGAGAAGGCCAAAGAGCGTGAAAACTCCAAAGTCTCCTGTCTGGAGGGAGAGAAG GCTGAAAACCTCAAGAAGTTGGAGATTACAAAGGCTGAATTGGAAAAGCTTAAGAAAAGACGTTCCCCAGCAATAGCGGAATTACGCaaagaaaat gaatGTTACTTACTAGAAATTGAGAAATTGAAAGCTTATTCTGAGAAG ATGAAAGAAGAAAACTTGTCTCTCTCCGACACCATTCGAGTATTGCACCAGGAACTAGAGAAGAGGTCCATATCTTCCAGTTTTAGTCCTCCACTGTACACATCTGGAGCTGAGGTTCTGCTGATCTCTCATGGGAATGCaccagaatatacacacacaggaacaacAG ATTACAAATTCCAGGAGATTGGAAATTGTGGTAAATCTCTACAGAATCTGACGTCAGCTTCTAGTAAAGGTTCTGCAGTGGAAGAACATGTGACTGTGAAGGAAATCTACAGGCAGAT GAAACGGGAAAGGAACTTGTTACTTGATGTCATGGTCATCATGTACGAGAGGAGATGGTTTGTAGAAGAAGCTGTACCACATGTCAGAAGAGCCCTGAAGAAATGTGGAGCCCTGGCTCTCGTTGTGGATTAG
- the LOC140121224 gene encoding uncharacterized protein isoform X1 yields MQDIIEQRVGSLPSQKNHRRKGSGSSDENITTRKVKQLQTSFPPIHLSLISNSKPLDRKLKDHASNSDLTREMRGEKFNLPQVEKVLEKTPKPAKTFLDKSKYSKDFGCTTSNLVNVPTFSYDGQKEIRLEKQTWLEVPVPKTSDRLSPEIVKLPECQSCKNEKKMRNDYDKVLVMTKRENEALQLKISELEAELRRQEVNKKSKEEHDCTSVSVDVPDEACMENSDNNYKDTIAINCEDFRNLENSNREKQEKIDCLLTEIEELNAKLNTIQNAERNQEHWNKTKQSKLVSDIEDLRSQLEKAKERENSKVSCLEGEKAENLKKLEITKAELEKLKKRRSPAIAELRKENECYLLEIEKLKAYSEKMKEENLSLSDTIRVLHQELEKRSISSSFSPPLYTSGAEVLLISHGNAPEYTHTGTTDYKFQEIGNCGKSLQNLTSASSKGSAVEEHVTVKEIYRQMKRERNLLLDVMVIMYERRWFVEEAVPHVRRALKKCGALALVVD; encoded by the exons CAGCTACAGACGTCTTTCCCCCCAATTCACCTCAGCCTCATCTCCAACTCGAAACCGCTGGATAGAAAACTCAAGGATCATGCATCAAACTCAGATCTCACTCGAGAAATGCGAGGGGAAAAATTCAATTTACCACAAGTGGAAAAAGTATTAGAGAAAACCCCCAAACCTGCTAAGACATTCCTTGACAAGTCCAAATATTCCAAGGATTTTGGATGCACCACTAGTAATCTGGTCAATGTGCCTACATTTTCTTATGATGGACAAAAGGAAATTAGACTGGAAAAGCAAACTTGGCTGGAGGTACCAGTTCCAAAGACCTCAGATCGCTTGTCTCCTGAAATAGTCAAGCTCCCAGAATGTcagtcatgtaaaaatgagaaGAAAATGAGAAATGATTATGACAAGGTCCTTGTGATGACAAAGAGGGAAAATGAAGCCCTGCAGCTCAAGATTAGtgagttagaagctgagctgcgAAGACAAGAAGTCAATAAGaagtccaaagaagaacatgactGTACATCTGTCAGTGTG GATGTTCCAGATGAAgcgtgcatggaaaacagtgataACAATTACAAGGATACAATCGCTATAAATTGTGAAGACTTTCGAAATCTTGAGAACAGCAACAGAGAGAAACAGGAGAAGATT GACTGTTTGCTAACAGAAATTGAAGAGCTAAATGCAAAgctcaatacaatacaaaatgctGAAAGAAACCAGGAACACTGGAATAAGACTAAGCAGAGCAAATTGGTTTCTGATATAGAAGACTTGAGGTCGCAGCTGGAGAAGGCCAAAGAGCGTGAAAACTCCAAAGTCTCCTGTCTGGAGGGAGAGAAG GCTGAAAACCTCAAGAAGTTGGAGATTACAAAGGCTGAATTGGAAAAGCTTAAGAAAAGACGTTCCCCAGCAATAGCGGAATTACGCaaagaaaat gaatGTTACTTACTAGAAATTGAGAAATTGAAAGCTTATTCTGAGAAG ATGAAAGAAGAAAACTTGTCTCTCTCCGACACCATTCGAGTATTGCACCAGGAACTAGAGAAGAGGTCCATATCTTCCAGTTTTAGTCCTCCACTGTACACATCTGGAGCTGAGGTTCTGCTGATCTCTCATGGGAATGCaccagaatatacacacacaggaacaacAG ATTACAAATTCCAGGAGATTGGAAATTGTGGTAAATCTCTACAGAATCTGACGTCAGCTTCTAGTAAAGGTTCTGCAGTGGAAGAACATGTGACTGTGAAGGAAATCTACAGGCAGAT GAAACGGGAAAGGAACTTGTTACTTGATGTCATGGTCATCATGTACGAGAGGAGATGGTTTGTAGAAGAAGCTGTACCACATGTCAGAAGAGCCCTGAAGAAATGTGGAGCCCTGGCTCTCGTTGTGGATTAG